In one Lysobacter alkalisoli genomic region, the following are encoded:
- a CDS encoding RebB family R body protein: MADPLPVNTQITDAVTQTNVKVVAEAPAQAIAMLYQVSSHSTGLSLQNAVHSQQALNQISNAVVSKAATLIMAIGEKP, from the coding sequence ATGGCCGACCCTCTTCCCGTCAACACCCAGATCACCGACGCCGTTACCCAGACCAACGTGAAAGTGGTGGCTGAGGCGCCGGCCCAGGCCATCGCGATGCTCTACCAGGTATCGAGTCATTCGACCGGACTGTCGCTGCAGAATGCCGTGCACAGCCAGCAGGCACTGAACCAGATATCCAACGCAGTGGTGTCGAAGGCCGCGACGCTGATCATGGCGATCGGAGAAAAGCCATG